The Mauremys reevesii isolate NIE-2019 linkage group 13, ASM1616193v1, whole genome shotgun sequence genome contains a region encoding:
- the LOC120379977 gene encoding olfactory receptor 14A16-like, whose amino-acid sequence MFNRTTVTEFLLLAFSDVRELQSLHFVVFLMIYLAGLLGNLLIIIAKAFDHDLHTPLYFFLVNQAILDLGSISVTIPKPMVNSLMNTRVISYSGCVTQVFLFMFLGSADLGVLTIMAYDRYVAICQPLQYERVMNRRVCIQMAASAWISGILYSALHTGNTFVISFCGGNRVDQFFCHIPQLLKLACSDTDLNESGVIAFSACLVLSCFVLIIVSYVQIFKTVLRIPSEQGRHKAFSTCLPHITVVSLFIFSGIFAYLKSNSSSTSRLDLVVDVFYSVVPPVMNPIIYSMRNKEIKAALRKLIRQRLFMINKMFIFLL is encoded by the coding sequence ATGTTCAACCGAACTACTGTGaccgagttccttctcctggCGTTTTCTGATGTTAGGGAGCTGCAAAGTTtgcactttgtggtgtttctaaTGATTTACCTGGCAGGCCTGCtggggaatcttctcatcatcaTAGCCAAAGCCTTTGACCACGACCTTCACACTCCTTTGTACTTCTTCCTGGTCAATCAGGCCATCCTAGACCTCGGCtccatctctgtcaccatccccaAACCCATGGTCAATTCCCTCATGAACACTAGGGTGATTTCTTATTCTGGATGTGTCACCCAAGTCTTTCTCTTCATGTTCCTTGGTTCAGCTGATCTCGGCGTCCTGACTATCATGGCATATGATCGATAtgtcgccatctgccaaccactaCAATACGAGAGAGTGATGAACAGGAGAGTTTGTATacaaatggcagccagtgcctggatcagTGGTATTCTTTACTCTGCTCTGCACACTGGGAACACATTTGTAATATCCTTCTGTGGAGGTAACAGAGTGGATCAGTTCTTCTGCCACATCCCCCAGCTACTCAAGCTCGCCTGCTCTGATACAGACCTCAATGAAAGTGGTGTTATTGCCTTTAGTGCATGTTTAGTCTTAAGCTGCTTTGTTTTAATAATTGTGtcatatgttcagatcttcaaaactgtgctgagaatcccctctgagcagggccggcataaagccttctccacctgcctgccTCACATTACAGTTGtctctttgtttattttttctggcATCTTTGCCTACCTGAAATCCAACTCCAGTTCAACATCACGTCTGGATCTTGTGGTGGATGTTTTCTATTCTGTGGTGCCTCCAGTGATGAATCcgatcatctacagcatgaggaacaaggagatcaaaGCTGCCCTGAGGAAATTGATTAGACAGAGGTTATTCATGATCAATAAAATGTTCATCTTTCTCCTTTGA
- the LOC120379799 gene encoding olfactory receptor 14A16-like: protein MSNQTTVTEFLLLGFSDIRELQILHFVVFLMTYLASLLGNLLIITAIALNYYLHTPMYFFLVNLAILDLGSISVTIPKSMANSLMNTRVISYSGCVAQIFLFMFLGFADFSILTVMAYDRYVAICQPLHYERVMNRRACVQMAATVWISGILYSALHTGNTFALSLCGGNVVDQFFCDIPQLLKLACSDSDLSETGVIVFSACLALSCFVLIIVSYVQIFRSVLRIPTEQGRQKAFSTCLPHITVVSLYVSTGIIAYLKPNSRSISRLDLVVDVFYSIVPPVLNPIIYSMRNKEIKAALRKLIVRRLFTTK, encoded by the coding sequence atgtccaaccaaaccaccgtgaccgagttccttctcctgggattctctgacattcgggagctgcagattttgcactttgtggtgtttctaaTGACTTATCTGGCAAGCCTGTtggggaatcttctcatcatcaCAGCCATAGCCCTCAATTACtatcttcacacccccatgtacttcttcctggtgaATCTGGCCATACTAGACCTTGGCTCCATTTCTGTCACCATCCCCAAATCTATGGCAAATTCCCTCATGAACACCAGGGTGATCTCTTATTCTGGATGTGTCGCCCAAATCTTTCTCTTCATGTTCCTTGGTTTTGCTGATTTCAGCATCCTGACTGTCATGGCATATGATCGGTAtgtcgccatctgccaaccactgcactatgagagagtgatgaacaggagagcttgtgtccaaatggcagccacTGTCTGGATCAGTGGTATTCTTTACTCTGCCCTGCACACTGGAAACAcatttgcattatccttatgtggAGGAAATGTGGTGGATCAGTTTTTCTGCGACATTCCCCAGCTACTCAAGCTTGCCTGCTCTGactcagacctcagtgaaacGGGGGTTATTGTCTTCAGtgcatgcttagctttaagctgttttgttttaataattgtgtcatatgttcagatcttcaGATCAGTGCTAAGAATCCccactgagcagggccggcaAAAAGCCTTTTCCACCTGTCTGCCTCACATCACTGTTGTCTCTTTGTATGTTTCCACTGGCATCATTGCCTACCTGAAACCAAACTCAAGGTCCATATCACGTCTGGATCTCGTGGTGGATGTTTTCTATTCCATAGTACCTCCAGTGCTGAATCCAATCATCTACAGtatgaggaacaaggagatcaaaGCTGCCCTGAGGAAACTGATTGTACGGAGGTTATTTACAACCAAATAA